From Plasmodium relictum strain SGS1 genome assembly, chromosome: 8, the proteins below share one genomic window:
- the MRK gene encoding MO15-related protein kinase, putative, with amino-acid sequence MENNSVERYIFKPNFLGEGSYGKVYKAFDTILKKEVAIKKMKINKISNYIDECGINFVLLREIKIMKEIKHRNIMTALDLYCEKDYINLVMEIMDFDLAKIINRKIFLNDSQKKCILLQILNGLKVLHNYYFMHRDLSPANIFINKKGEVKIADFGLSSKYAFDMYSDKITKDKNKKNLNLTNKVVTLWYRAPELLLGSNKYNSSIDMWSFGCIFAELLLQKPLFPGENEIDQLGKIFFLLGTPSEDNWPESSYLPLYTEFTKSSKKDFKTIFKNEDDDCIDLLMSLLKLNSHERISAEDALKHKYFFNDPLPCDISQLPFSDL; translated from the coding sequence ATGGAAAATAATTCAGTAGAAAGATATATCTTTAAGCCCAACTTTTTGGGAGAAGGTTCTTATGGTAAAGTATATAAAGCATTTGAtacaatattaaaaaaagaggttgcaattaaaaaaatgaaaataaataaaataagtaattATATTGATGAATGTGGtataaattttgtattattaagagaaataaaaataatgaaagaaataaaaCATAGGAATATTATGACAGCTCTAGATTTGTATTGTGAAAAAGATTATATAAACTTAGTAATGGAAATAATGGATTTTGACTTAgctaaaattattaatcgtaaaatttttttaaatgatagcCAAAAGAAATGCATTCTATTACAAATTTTAAATGGATTAAAAGttttacataattattattttatgcaTCGAGACTTATCACCtgcaaatatatttataaataaaaaaggagaaGTCAAAATAGCTGATTTTGGTTTATCTTCTAAATACGCTTTTGATATGTATTCagataaaataacaaaagataaaaataaaaagaatttaaatttaacaaaTAAAGTAGTGACATTATGGTATAGAGCACCTGAATTATTATTGGGTAGTAATAAATACAATTCTTCTATTGATATGTGGAGTTTTGGTTGTATTTTTGCTGAACTTTTATTGCAAAAACCTTTATTTCCTGGAGAAAATGAAATTGATCAATtaggaaaaatattttttcttttaggTACACCTAGTGAAGATAACTGGCCGGAGTCTTCATATCTTCCTTTATATACAGAATTTACAAAATCAAGCAAAAAGGattttaaaacaatttttaaaaatgaagatgatGACTGTATTGACTTATTAATgtcattattaaaattaaattctcATGAACGTATAAGTGCAGAAGATGCCTTAAAAcataaatacttttttaatgATCCTTTACCATGTGATATATCACAGTTACCTTTTAGTgatttataa
- the ADA2 gene encoding transcriptional coactivator ADA2, putative, which yields MNIYKYDEFCPYVLTTERNYGIFCSYIEYQKNHIRNYNEQIFKAIIIEALIEQVKNLKRLELKKQTIYNNNINICSNEQIIEKTELKNDIIFNVPISDIEYVDTEGKQEKINNLDCNKIFELKKKNSSEKVRNIDIDEKKRKNKKKKKNRIEKKNIEINNNFRNYITILQKKKIEIICNYSLNYFINKRIHNYRNIQNFIDTLKCNARAKIILNIEKCKNETREIVKNNFLLLYCLINLIENYIINILFLESSEIKQNEIENLIPLLKAINKIYFYISSEEKEKLYLNCNSFFNNRNNDILKEVSNIKNKNYKKKLTLFHYIFFKFVINYINSLNNEMISNDFYKRKMMNEALKKDTEFLYKIYCNINTDKKSFLCHKVIISNNQTSMNKIMLSNFAYNNFFVNIFIIKINNLNNCLNFISQENNVINYCIEINHEIMRKQNSNNDYYINFDTIFDIKKNINMLVCNDITHYDYFLSKYNIDYKMKRNLNYNDCNLSINIIMYTPLSNINKQKRDTQLNKYNYMENDRKNTLCILILSNRFKNKIYDFYSNRNIHIKTKKEHNTFPSAKKKNPCSQFKSNYKCDNLSFTFINVFKNIKKNSLYLRYFKKGNKKRASIIFINKKEAFYSTGIIQNTKNVPCFNIKKKKSKKNSFLKRKNRPYFLINDINDEKLYIKKCCKNIKLYCSSNGNNNYNNYSNNYPNNNYSNNNNNNSNNYNNSNYSNNNNSNNYNNNNYDNNNNFSNNNNNNIGNSNNNGNDDNNDDNNNNNNNNNNSNKDIYDEEDNEDDKNNNSNSYNSINKHTLNENIKNENIDKNKNMNSKNSTIMQEMKIDDMGMYNNDEHINNMMNNYVDKIINSNENVYNNDGIHKNDNIFNNEENKLIGINKSITNNINNKTGTDMNYNINFMNYLNNQNSQNNLNMLSGMNRINNIPLNQIMNFQNVLINNMPNQYNQNMHYDNLDNMQDMKQPSQLIKQKPNQYISQQNQSENKINTQHCLSSNFLQNQLHQQFQIQQQMHLQHLIHQQNLHQLSMMQQNNQQKFPNQQNIPNQQNISNQQNIPNQSNVSLLKMPQILSLNPVDQRNAQISQKLQRHSMNTMDQCNTQRKANSNIQALNNSSNHFNSIPIKFPYKNNTQQMNNIVQQNPQNMPNQHNLQNQNNLQHNLTNKQTVQQIIPNQQNMQHILQNQQNVQHLLPNQTNIQHILPNQQSVQHILPNKQNTQQLLQQNQQNIQPILPNQQNVQQLLQHQQNVQQLIPNQKNLNTTSISGQLHRQSNQAPTQVTLNQQNMQQFIPNSSMHMYQQPSSFLQRVSSMPQQMPHQQIPYDWIPNPYMHHQYMLQHCQLTPQQLFIQQQQQKQQNIPQLQPNLLHQQHLSQNIQQQGTSQPQQQQSQGISQLQLQQQKQTISQMQQQNLSQLQQNMSLQQQQMQNISQLQQQMQNVSSQQQSIPLKQNISQQFAPIFKDAVIQGNNNYEILESMNELQRISVPMKGNLELCSTSMEGIIEEDIFDSNYHCDICNKDITHTIRIRCAECIDFDLCVNCFSSGKEMKSDKCEHYNYHNYIPIPKYDFPLYKLNWSAEEELLLLDGISKYGFGNWEQVADLVNSVAKITKSDKECENHYYNFYLRSNCAPLPDNKRLLIKPDGNPYEIEQVIEKDINENEEYVLPKSKKNNRTQIVGYWPLRGDFDIEYDNDAELLLADMEFKDSDLPQQKELKLQVLEIYNSKLDERIYRKRTVIERGLLDTKAQLQKEKKRTKEEKELYAALKPLSRFHSPQHHEYFIQLLLEEQKLRQRLTKLQEWKALGLQNIEQVQEYEIEKNRRAKEKIKQDNCEKITKNLKISKKEKEYKLKHKDDEAEDNKKLNIETFLALDLLNEKEVEFCKNMKLPILFFLLIKRLLIMEISNSNLNMLKDINELKLKGYKVGQLYDFFLSFDINQKEDSMTNVNIKNLNSKKNEEKKKKMKNFEYSNLKDLNKIEKLELTDQNNNYFLMDNLSNDNEKDKKSKIKNIPTSNDNPKFDDNVLNVFKNNTDNVHDQTKEIKPFAKEKIDLDHLNNNEISNNNVILSNQKHIYNENEENREELHVEEKEQNGDNLNGMKDKKYKEKKLKKKKEEKINSSVGKDVDNNNIIEEYEENHEYLLNQKKKCSFKKKENNNEEKEKEKEEKKEETNIENYKNDENNIQENEYKKEQIKQEDLEKNEQEHDGDIGEDAYVDEEEEEEEEEEEEKEEEVVEGEEKEENGKKKKKEKKKNQDLEEKECNNIKGIHNGNSCSNQNLKSITQLKKKSYEKNKEILNLKNFQNKKKASDSLEDELEEKEETSSVVNNADNTYAKTKKSFEKNDVNSENCEYDLKKKKNKIKKNNEYDISRNESKNSNLELDNNSLVEEYDSSIEMNEKLQKNKKLIVTSSPFNLNKNEKNKRYRLKNEKLNTDVASSIDTKENEKKIKNFDANLKKKSKKRKGSMSLILNSKKSLKL from the coding sequence atgaatatatataaatatgatgAATTTTGTCCATATGTATTAACCACTGAAAGAAACTATGGAATTTTTTGTTCCTATATagaatatcaaaaaaatcatataagAAACTATAATGAACAAATATTTAAAGCTATAATTATTGAAGCATTAATTGAACAAgtaaagaatttaaaaagattagaattaaaaaaacaaactatctataataataacataaatatttgtaGCAATGAGCAAATTATAGAAAAGacagaattaaaaaatgatataatttttaacgTACCTATTAGTGATATAGAATATGTTGATACGGAAGGAAAAcaagagaaaataaataacttagattgtaataaaatttttgaattaaaaaaaaaaaatagctcTGAAAAAGTAAGAAATATTGATATAGatgagaaaaaaaggaaaaacaaaaaaaaaaaaaaaaatagaatagaaaaaaaaaatattgagataaataataatttcaggaattatattactatattgcaaaaaaaaaaaattgaaataatcTGTAACTAtagtttaaattattttataaataaaagaattcataattatagaaatatacaaaatttcATTGATACATTAAAATGTAATGCAAGagcaaaaattattttaaatattgagAAATGTAAAAATGAAACTCGAGAGAtagttaaaaataattttcttttattatattgttTGATCAACTTAATAGAGAactatattataaatattttattcctTGAATCAAGtgaaataaaacaaaatgaaatagaaaatttaattccATTACTGAAagctattaataaaatatatttttatataagtagTGAGGAAAAAGAGAaactttatttaaattgtaattcattttttaataatagaaaCAATGATATTTTAAAGGAAGTTagcaatattaaaaataagaattataaaaaaaaattaacactTTTtcattacatattttttaaatttgttattaattatataaattcattaaataatgaaatgatCAGTaatgatttttataaaagaaagaTGATGAATGAagcattaaaaaaagatacagAATTCTTATATAAGATATACTGCAATATTAATACTGATaaaaaatcttttttatGTCATAAAGTTATAATATCAAATAATCAGACATCAATGAATAAAATTATGTTGTCTAACTTTGCGTATAATAATTTCtttgttaatatatttataataaaaataaataatttgaataatTGTCTAAATTTCATTAGCCAAGAAAATAATGTTATTAATTATTGCATTGAAATAAACCATGAAATCATGAGAAAACAAAATTCAAACAatgattattatattaattttgatACTATCTttgatattaaaaagaacATAAATATGTTAGTGTGTAATGATATTACTCATTACGACTATTTTCTGAGCAAATATAACATTGATTATAAAATGAAACGTAActtaaattataatgattGCAATCTtagtataaatataataatgtaTACTCCATTAAGTAACATtaacaaacaaaaaagagATACTCaacttaataaatataattatatggAAAATGATAGAAAAAATACTTTATGTATACTCATTTTAAGTAATCgcttcaaaaataaaatttatgatttttattcaaatagGAACATCCATATAAAAACGAAGAAAGAACATAACACATTTCCTTcagctaaaaaaaaaaatccatGCTCCCAATTTAAATCAAATTATAAATGCGATAATCTTTCCTTTACGTTTATCAATgtctttaaaaatataaaaaaaaatagcctATATTTACGTTACTTTAAAAAAGGGAATAAAAAAAGAgcttctattatttttataaataaaaaagaagcgTTTTATTCAACTGGAATTATTCAGAATACAAAAAATGTACCatgttttaatattaaaaaaaaaaaatcaaaaaaaaatagtttcttaaaaagaaaaaataggcCATATTTCTTAATTAACGATATAAATGATgagaaattatatataaaaaaatgttgtaagaatattaaattatattgtaGTAGTAATGGAAATAACAACTATAACAATTATTCTAACAACTAtccaaataataattatagcaataataataataacaatagtaataattataataatagcaATTATAGCAATAACAATAATAGCAACAATTATAACAACaataattatgataataataacaatttcagtaataataataataataatattggaaatagtaataataacgGAAATGATGACAAcaatgatgataataataacaacaataataataataataatagtaataaagatatttatGATGAAGAAGATAATGAAGATGACAAGAATAATAACAGTAATAGTTACAATAGTATTAACAAACATACAttgaatgaaaatataaaaaatgaaaatattgataagaataaaaatatgaatagtAAAAATAGTACTATTATGCaagaaatgaaaatagaTGATATGGGAATGTACAACAATGATgaacatataaataatatgatGAATAATTATGttgataaaattataaatagtaatgaaaatgtatataataatgatggtattcataaaaatgataatatttttaacaatgaagagaataaattaataggaataaataaaagtattacaaataatataaataataaaactgGTACAGATATGAACtacaatataaattttatgaattacTTGAATAATCAGAATTCTCAAAACAATCTAAATATGCTATCAGGGATGAACAGAATTAACAATATACCTCTTAAtcaaataatgaattttCAAAATGTATTGATAAATAATATGCCAAATCAGTATAATCAAAATATGCATTATGATAATTTGGATAATATGCAGGATATGAAGCAGCCATCACAATTAATTAAACAAAAACCAAATCAATACATATCACAACAAAATCAATccgaaaataaaataaatacacaACATTGTTTGTcttcaaattttttacaaaatcaGTTACATCAACAATTTCAAATTCAGCAACAAATGCATTTGCAGCATTTAATTCATCAGCAAAATTTACATCAATTAAGTATGATGCAGCAAAATAATCAACAAAAATTTCCAAATCAGCAAAATATTCCTAATCAACAAAATATTTCTAATCAACAAAATATCCCTAATCAGTCTAATGTATCTCTCTTAAAAATGCCACAAATTTTATCCTTAAATCCAGTTGATCAAAGAAATGCCCAAATTTCACAAAAATTACAAAGGCATTCAATGAATACAATGGATCAATGCAATACTCAAAGAAAAGCTAACTCAAATATACAAGCGTTGAATAATTCATCAAATCATTTTAATTCTATACCAATAAAATTTCCATATAAAAACAATACTCAACAAATGAATAATATAGTGCAGCAAAATCCTCAGAATATGCCAAATCAGCACAATTTACAAAATCAGAATAATTTACAACACAATTTAACTAATAAGCAGACTGTTCAACAGATAATTCCGAATCAACAAAATATGCAGCATATCTTGCAGAATCAGCAGAACGTTCAACATTTATTACCAAATCAGACAAATATACAACACATATTGCCGAACCAACAAAGCGTTCAACATATATTACCAAATAAGCAGAATACTCAGCAGTTATTGCAACAAAATCAGCAAAATATACAACCTATATTGCCAAATCAGCAAAATGTACAGCAATTGTTGCAACATCAGCAAAATGTGCAGCAATTGATTCCCAATCAGAAAAATCTTAATACAACATCCATATCAGGACAACTTCATAGACAATCTAATCAAGCACCAACACAAGTAACGTTAAATCAGCAAAATATGCAGCAATTTATTCCCAACAGCTCTATGCATATGTATCAGCAACCGTCATCATTTTTACAAAGGGTATCATCAATGCCTCAACAAATGCCACATCAACAGATTCCATATGATTGGATTCCTAATCCTTATATGCACCACCAATATATGCTTCAACACTGTCAGTTAACACCACAGCAATTATTTATTCAACAACAACAACAAAAGCAACAAAATATACCTCAATTACAACCAAATTTATTACATCAGCAACATCTATCACAAAATATTCAACAACAAGGTACATCACAACCGCAACAACAACAATCACAAGGAATATCACAATTACAGTTACAACAACAGAAACAAACCATATCGCAAATGCAGCAACAAAATTTATCACAATTGCAACAAAATATGTCACTTCAACAACAACAAATGCAAAATATATCACAATTGCAACAACAGATGCAGAATGTTTCTTCTCAACAACAAAGTATACCATTAAAACAGAATATTTCTCAACAATTTGCTCCTATATTTAAAGACGCTGTAATACAaggaaataataattatgaaatattAGAAAGTATGAATGaattacaaagaataagtgTGCCAATGAAAGGTAATTTAGAATTATGTAGCACATCCATGGAAGGTATAATTGAAGAGGACATTTTCGACAGCAATTATCATTGTGATATTTGTAACAAAGATATAACTCATACAATTCGTATAAGATGTGCAGAATGTATTGATTTTGATTTGTGTGTTAATTGTTTTAGTAGTGGAAAAGAAATGAAATCAGATAAATGTGAACATTATAATTATCATAATTATATTCCTATACCAAAGTATGATTTTCCGTTATATAAATTGAATTGGAGTGCTGAAGAAGAGTTATTATTGTTAGATGGAATTAGTAAATATGGATTTGGTAATTGGGAACAAGTTGCTGATTTGGTAAATTCTGTTgcaaaaattacaaaaagtGATAAAGAATGTGAAAATCATtactataatttttatttaaggtCAAATTGTGCACCTTTACCTGACAATAAAAGACTATTAATTAAACCGGACGGTAACCCTTATGAAATTGAGCAAGTCATTGAAAAGGATATTAATGAAAACGAAGAATATGTTCTACCCAAATCAAAAAAGAATAACCGAACTCAGATTGTTGGGTACTGGCCATTAAGAGGAGATTTTGATATTGAATATGATAATGATGCAGAACTCTTATTAGCTGATATGGAATTTAAGGATTCGGACTTACCTCAACAAAAAGAGTTAAAATTGCAAGttttagaaatatataattcaaaATTAGATGAAAGAATATACAGAAAAAGAACTGTTATAGAAAGAGGTTTATTGGATACAAAAGCACAACtgcaaaaagaaaaaaaaagaacaaaagaagaaaaagaactATATGCTGCCTTAAAGCCATTGTCTAGATTTCATTCTCCTCAGCACCACGAATATTTCATACAACTATTACTAGAAGAACAAAAACTTCGTCAGAGATTAACAAAATTACAAGAATGGAAAGCGTTGGGGCTTCAAAACATAGAACAAGTTCAAGAGtatgaaatagaaaaaaatagaagagctaaagaaaaaataaaacaggATAATTGTGAAaagataacaaaaaatttaaaaatttcgaaaaaagaaaaggaataCAAATTAAAGCATAAGGATGATGAAGcagaagataataaaaaattaaatatagaaaCCTTTTTAGCACtagatttattaaatgaaaaagaagtaGAGTTTTGCAAAAATATGAAGCTCcctattttattctttttattaatcaaaAGATTATTAATAATGGAAATAAGTAAtagtaatttaaatatgttaaaagatataaatgaGTTGAAATTAAAAGGATACAAAGTAGGCCAGTTATATGATTTCTTTTTAAGTTTTGATATAAATCAAAAGGAAGATTCTATGACTAATGTAAATATCAAGAACTTaaactcaaaaaaaaatgaagaaaagaaaaaaaaaatgaaaaattttgaatatagcaatttaaaagatttaaataaaatagaaaaattagaatTAACTGATCAAAATAATAACTACTTTTTAATGGACAATTTAAGCaatgataatgaaaaagataaaaaatctaaaataaaaaatattcctACTTCTAATGATAACCCTAAATTCGATGATAATGTGttaaatgtttttaaaaataatacagaTAATGTTCATGATCAAACTAAGGAAATTAAGCCTTTtgcaaaagaaaaaatagactTGGATCATTTGAATAATAATGAGataagtaataataatgttaTACTATCTAAtcaaaaacatatatataatgagaACGAGGAAAACCGTGAAGAATTACATGTTGAAGAAAAAGAACAAAACGGAGATAATTTAAACGGAatgaaagataaaaaatataaagaaaaaaaattaaaaaaaaagaaagaagaaAAGATAAATTCTTCAGTAGGAAAAGAtgttgataataataatataatagaagaatatgaagaaaaccatgaatatttattaaatcaaaaaaaaaaatgttctttcaagaaaaaggaaaataataatgaagaaaaggaaaaagaaaaagaagaaaaaaaagaagaaacaaatattgaaaattataaaaatgatgaaaataacaTACAAGagaatgaatataaaaaagagcAAATTAAACAAGAggatttagaaaaaaatgagcAAGAGCATGATGGTGATATTGGTGAAGATGCATATGTTGATGaagaagaggaagaagaagaagaggaggaagaagaaaaagaagaggaAGTAGTTGAAGGGGAAGAAAAAGAggaaaatggaaaaaaaaaaaaaaaagaaaaaaaaaaaaaccaagatttagaagaaaaagaatgtaataatataaaaggaaTTCATAATGGCAATAGCTGTAGTAATCAGAACTTAAAAAGTATAACtcaattaaagaaaaaatcgtatgaaaaaaataaagaaattttaaatttaaaaaattttcagaataaaaaaaaagcaagTGATAGTTTGGAGGATGAActagaagaaaaagaagaaactTCTAGTGTTGTAAATAATGCAGATAATACTTAtgcaaaaacaaaaaaatctTTCGAAAAAAATGATGTTAATAGTGAAAATTGTGaatatgatttaaaaaaaaaaaaaaataagataaaaaaaaataatgaatatgaTATAAGTAGAAATGAAtcaaaaaatagtaatttaGAATTAGATAATAATAGTCTTGTAGAAGAATATGATTCAAGCATAGAAATGAACGagaaattacaaaaaaataaaaaactaaTTGTTACATCATCTCcctttaatttaaataaaaacgaaaaaaataaacgATATAGATTGAAAAacgaaaaattaaatactgATGTGGCATCAAGCATAGAcacaaaagaaaatgaaaaaaaaataaaaaattttgatgcaaatttaaaaaaaaaatcaaaaaaaagaaaaggttCTATGAGTTTAATTTTGAATTCTAAAAagtcattaaaattataa
- a CDS encoding prohibitin, putative: MNNPQNFDINNLKKLGKIGISIGAVIGVTSFGSWLFKNSLYNVEAGKRAIKYNRIFGLSNKIYGEGTHFLIPYFERSIIYDVRTKPRVLMSLTGSRDLQMVNITCRVLSRPNEKKLVEIYRTLGKEYDEKVLPSIINEVLKSVVAQYNASQLITQREVVSKSVREQLVQRAKDFNILLDDASITHLSFSSEYEKAVEAKQVAQQEAERSKYIVLKAEQEKKSTIIKAQGEAEVAKLIGLAVKDNPAFMELKKIELSKEVSNIISKCQNKVMLSADSLLLNFVK; the protein is encoded by the coding sequence ATGAATAATCCTCAAAActttgatataaataatttaaaaaaacttGGGAAAATAGGAATAAGCATAGGTGCAGTAATAGGAGTAACTTCTTTTGGTAGTTGGCTTTTTAAAAACAGTTTATATAATGTAGAAGCAGGAAAAAGAGCGATCAAATATAATCGAATATTTGGtttatcaaataaaatatatggaGAAGGAACACATTTTTTAATACCTTATTTTGAGAGATCTATTATTTACGATGTTAGAACAAAACCAAGAGTACTCATGTCACTAACAGGTTCAAGAGATTTGCAAATGGTTAATATAACATGTCGTGTATTATCAAGACCtaacgaaaaaaaattagtagaAATATATAGAACATTAGGTAAAGAATATGATGAAAAGGTTTTACCTTCTATCATTAACGAAGTATTAAAAAGTGTTGTAGCACAGTATAATGCATCTCAGTTAATTACACAAAGAGAAGTTGTAAGTAAGTCCGTAAGGGAACAATTAGTACAAAGAGCAAaagattttaatattttattagatGATGCATCAATAACTCATTTAAGTTTTAGCAGTGAATATGAAAAAGCTGTTGAAGCTAAACAAGTAGCTCAGCAAGAAGCTGAAAGAAGTAAATATATTGTTTTAAAAGCtgaacaagaaaaaaaatctaCTATTATTAAAGCACAAGGAGAAGCAGAAGTAGCTAAATTAATAGGATTAGCTGTTAAGGATAACCCTGCTTTCatggaattaaaaaaaattgaattgtCAAAAGAAGTTTctaatattatttcaaaatgcCAAAATAAAGTTATGCTATCAGCAGACTCATTATTACtaaattttgtaaaataa